The sequence below is a genomic window from Babesia bigemina genome assembly Bbig001, chromosome : II.
AGCCTTCGATGCTGTCGTGGTTGAAGGGAGACGTCAGGATGAAAACACGCGGCGGGACGCTATCCTTGCCGAGCAACGCGCACAAACGGTTCACTTTCTCTAGATGTAACTGGAGCAGCGTTTTGCGGCGCACCGGCGAGATGGGAAGCAACGCTTTGGGGAAGGTGATGCCGACCCGGGTTGCCAGGCCGCCGGAGAGGATGAGCAGGGCGTAGCCGCCCTTAGACAGCTCTCTCAGACCATCTTCAAATAGACAGTGGCGCTGGTCAGCAGAAGGCTCGCGTATCACGCGGCCAGAGGCCTCAGACACACGCAGCTCATCGAGCTCAACCTCAGGCAGAGGCGTCAGACCCGATTCGAATCGAACTTTGCGCGCCTCTCGCAGCAGCGATCGGTAATCAAGCATCGAAAAATATTAAATGTCCAAGTACACAGTGCAATGGCCGTATCTCGGTAGAAGTAGTGCGGGACCTGCACATATCGTGGATGACACATAACGTTACACATACCCTTGGACCACTCGTCGACTTCCGGTTTGTATATATACGTGGCGTCGGAGACCTGCGTGTTCTGACCGCCCGTCAGTAGAAGCGAGTCGCCGCAGCACGTCAGCGATGTGTCCATGAGCTCAACCGGCGCTTCCATCAGGTACCGGCTTGCCTGTGAAGTCGAGTTCCACGTTTCCAGAGAGTTGTGGATAGTGTGCATGTTGTCGATTCCTCCGATGAGGTACAGCTCGTTGTTGTACGCGCAGGCGGCTCCGGCGCTGCGTACCTTAAGCAGCGCGCCGGGCATCGCCTCCCACTTGTTCATGCGTGGATCATAGCGCTCCACACTCTGCAGCCGCTCCCCGCTGGTGCCTCCCAGCGCGTAGAGCATACCGTTTTGCGGCGCAAGCATGGGAGACGACCGCGGGGTGGTGAGCGGCGCTAGATGGATCCAGTTGCGCATCCGAACGTCGTACGACTCGACTGAGTCCAACACCGACTGGCCGTCGAACCCCCCAACGCAAAAGAGCCTGTCACCAAAAGCGCAACCGCCGTTGTTGCGGCGAGCCTTATTCAGCGAGGCGGCGGTGTGCCAAGTGTCACGCAACCTGTCGTACATCTCGGTTTCGCACAGGGCCTTGTAGTCGAGGTTGTGGCCGCCAAACGCGTACACGAAATTGTTTAGCGTCCCCGCTCCGAAATACATACGAGCCGTCTGCATCGGCGAACAGTTGCGCCAGCACATGTTCTCACGGTCGAGCACCTCTACCGCACCGAGAGGCGCACGCCCGTCGTGGCCGCCAAGGCACAGCGCCAGGGGATACGGGCTGAACTTGATCTTGTAGTAGGCCGCCTCGTTTAGTATAAGCGTGCTCTCCGCGAGGTCCTTGGGGACGGGTAAGCACTCCGGGTTGCGCATGAAGTTCAGGATTAGCCTAAACAGCTCGTAGTCACGATCGAGGAAGATGCGACCCTGGCGGTCACGTCCCACCTCGTGGCGGCCGCTGATCAGGTCGGCGAGGAACGACGTGGGCTGCTTGGCGATCGTGTGTCTAGAGGTCTCGAATACAACGCCGCCGACATTGATGTCAACCATGGTCTGGGTTGCGACCTTGTTGTCCAGCACCTTGCGCTGGTCCTGCTCGAATagctcaacacgttggcGCAATTTCGCCGATTCGAGCTGCATGTAGTTCGCGAAAATGTCTTTTTCGTGCTCCAGCTTCTGGCGCTCCTCCTCAATTCGCCGACGCGATTCCTCGCGTTCGAATTGTACGTGCTTCAGCTGCGACGCTATTTCCTGACCGTGGCGCCGGCGCTCCTCCTGCGAAACATCAGTTCGGCGAACGAATCACTTACACTCAGCTTCTCAGCCTCCACGAGACGCTCCTGGCGCATACGCTCCACAAATGCCTTAcgctcagcctgcagcTCCTCAGCGGAGCGCACCAACTCTTCGCGCCGAGCTTTCAGCGATAGTTGCGCCTTGTTCAGCCAGCTTACGAATGCACTGCGCATGTCGCCAACCATGTGCTCGAAGTCTTCTGTGCTGCTGAGCGTGTCCACCCTCTCCGGCGGCAAGCGAAGGGGTGCGAGGTCGCTGGACAGCGAGATGGAGCCGACATCTCGTGCCGATGCTCCCGCTGTAAGGGAAGCCAGCGCGCTGTTAGAAGCCGCATCGAAAGAAGCTTTCGGCACCATAAAGTCTGACGGTGTCCCTATCCAACCCTTAACGGTAGTAAGCGAGTGGATGTCTAAATCAGACGGCGCCACGGACACTGCGCTCGACGGTAAATCGTGATTCCCCGGAGAATCCGTGTGTTTCTGCATCTTACTTTGGATTTATTGGCGGCTGCGGGCCAGCCGCAGAGTACAGCCCATTAAACGCGTACACCTACCTCTGGCGCAGCGCGCACCGCGGACAGCGTCATAGGGCAACGCTCGATGCCCTCAATTCAGATAGTGTGTGTGTAACTAAACAACATAGTGGCGGCGTAAATTTTATACTAATGATACAGACGGGCTGGGTGAACGCATTCAAGTCACAACGAGTTTTCAGCCTCACCGATGTACGATACCCTCACGCCTTAAGCGACCTGCGGGCTACACATGGTGACGTAAATCATATGCTGATTGCGTGGCGTGTTATGTTGTACAGGGTGTTAAGTATCATGCGAATTACCCGCAGTTGGAATCTGTGTAGTCGGTAGCTAAGCAGTATAATTACACTTGTATTAGTGATACGCCGATATCAGGCCCATCAAACAGCGATTTTGACACTATAGGAACTTATACGTATTTGATAGTTGGCTCTGGAACTTCGTTCATCAACTTCCATTTATTTAGTCGCATTACAGTGTTCTTCCAGTCCTGGTTACGAACGCACTGCTTTTTCACGCGCTAATATGCAATTAACAGATACATTACGTACAGTAACGTATGCGAAGATGGATTAGGATCATAGGTTGAAAGCAATTCATGCCTTAAGGACATACTGAGTAGATATCACATTCTCATTGAAATACTGACCCATAATTATCACCGTGTAATTAGTAAATCTACGCGCATCTCTGTATATTGTGTTATGTAATAACGTGTGGCTTACATGGGCCTTTCGCGTTTACTAAAGTGCCACCTTTAACGCTGGGACTGACATTTGACGGCGGCTCATATAGCCGTAGTTATATGATTCATGATGACTGTAGTCTTAAACCTACTTCAATAATCAGCAAATTAATGCCATATCGTATTAGGCAAAACTGCATCACGTAAGTCTAGCGGTTGCTACGATAAAAGATTGAGTTGTTAGGTGCTACAAGCTACTTGTGTTTAGGCACCTTACAATAGAAGGTGCTATGTAAAGCAGAAACGGGTATAACGCCGTATTCCGCCAGTCAAATGCGATACCTCATACACTGTATGACGTTTTAAGAAATGTATCCTGTGCTTTACAGACCGCTGATCTTCATGCAACGCCTGCCCGCTCTACGCAGATGAAAATATGCGACGTTGGAACAAGAAGACACCGAACCGCGCCATGCAAAACACTACAAAGACAGCAGTAACTGTATTCGCCGTCACTCGACGGTAGCGATTCATGTGAAGAGGGTCGCGTCCCTTGCATCGGAGCCCACCAGATGTCATTCAGTTGAAATGCACCATGGAGATCCACACGACGCTAATTCAATCAACAACCGGAATCAGCATCAGTTGTTTCAAGCTGAGTGTACGGCTGCCACGGCAATCCTACTCAATTGAAAACCCAAAACCCGGCGAGGTTGTGGAGTATGGTAAATACACGTTCATCCACACGTCTCAAAGCCCTGTGTACGGGTGCATTCCTGTTGCTAGCTGGGCATTCTGAATCGTCAAAACCGACGGCCTTCAATACCTCTCCCATGCGCTCCTTGGCCGCGGAATCCGACTCATCTTCGAGTGCTCCGGCGCTCGCAACCTGTAAAGAACGCAAGCCTGTGTACAACATAGGTGCAATTCCCACGAGTACGACTGCACAGGCTTCTGGGTTCTGCGCGCATGACGAATTCCACGTTGCACTTCGGGTGTAAGCGTCAGGATACTGCTTGTAGAGTTTGCTCTTTTTCAAGAACTTCTCACAACGGCCCACAACATGAACTAAGTCCTTCGTCACACTGCTAGCACTGACCTCCGGGCTTTCATCGAGTGCGCCGGGCTTTTTGTTCATAGGCCTGGCCAGCCGATGTAGGAATTCTTTTACGAAAAACTGTTCGTTCAAACCTTCTTTGTCCAAGAACGTTTTGCAAATGTCGTGTACATTCTGGAGAGCTGTGGACGCTTCAACGCTAACATTATCACTTTTGAACAATTGATAAACTGCCTCGCCCATACCCTTGAGGCTCTCGTCAGGGTACCTTCCTTTCAGGGCCAAGAGCCAATCAATGCCTTCCCTGAAATTGCGAGGAGCGtcagtcaacgaattgTGAGCCATTTTATAGAGACTCGTTCAATCAAGCGGCTGACGTGAAGGTAGTTTTCGTTAATTTGCATGCCAGCTTTCAAACTGCTGTGTTAGCGGCTTATCAGCACAAATGACCTCGCCTTCTAAATCACGGGCGTTCAATTGACACATTCAATGCTGTATATACACCAAATAGGTGGATTTCGGAAACACGGTGACAACCAGGTTGTAATAGCAGCCAGATCTATCCCATTAACCGGGCATGCAGTGTTCACAACGCATGTCAATGTAATATACAATATTCATACGAGAAAGGCACGTAGTTGGTTTTTCGGTGTAGATATTTTGCAAAGGACATCAGGGCTTATAAATCTTACGGTGGGTAGTGAGTAACGTCGTTCATTATGCGCCGCTCCGTGACCGTCAAGGTGCAGAGTGCCCTGGCGGCATCTAGAATCTCTCACAAATATGGCCAAACAGTCCCTTAGCTAGTTACCACGGCGCTATTATCTCATTGATTGCCAAATAAATATGTGAATGTCTCTCCTACGATTACCCCTTCTGAGATCCTGACCTACAAAAGCGGTTGCTTGCCTCCATAATCCACTTATAACATGGTATTACTCCAGTGACTCACTAAAATGGTATTATGTGAACAAACTGGTCGAAATTTCTGAGACGCCATCAGTCATTTGATTAGTTTGTACAAGACTAGTGGGTATTTTAGGTACGCAGACTTGGCGAGTTAACACGTCACCGAAACATATGTAGCCCTAACCTGACACAGCACTACCGTAATACAACGTATCACAAGCTAGCAAGCGAAACTTTGACTGCGATAATTATTATGTAGCATCAAGTAACTCAGAAGGATCGTCGGCGAAGTAGTCAACGTCGTAGAGTCAAAGTATCTTCCGGCCTTTAGtaaggccttgacgtcgatgcagTGGAAGGCCTTGGAGCGGATAAGGTGCGAACGGACGTACAAGCCGTCTCGCCTGTGGAACGCGCCCTTGTAGCATACGATAAGGAGATAGAGTTCTGTATGCTGAGGCGTGACGCCTCTGACGTTGGGACTGCCGTCTGCCGGCGCTTCATGAAGCATGGCAGTTGCACGATTCATCAAACCTACAGCCGTATGACCCACCTCATAAACAGCAGCTCCATGCTGTACCGTCTAGGTAGAATGCGTTAATGTAAGTCAAGAGGCAACTACGATAAAGATTAAGCCTATAAGTGCTACGTGCTGAGATTAATACGCTTTGCACAAATGCAGGCTGCATTTCTGTGGCTATCAAGCTACAAATCTAGTACAAAGCTGCACTGAGCCGTCACTCACCCGAGCCATAAGGCAGTAGGTAGCGTGATATTTAAGGTGAAGCCGTACATACAACATTTGGCATGGCAAGATGAATGCATTCGACACAGTAACAACCAAGCAACGAATTACGCTATGAAAGCAACGATGTATAATATAAGGACTGTGTTCCATAATTCATGAGCTTTATTGTGCATTAAAAGCGCATACATTTTCGTGGCCATCAACAGATTTCAAGATGATAAATGCGTGGTGAAAAGTCGTAAGACTGCCACTCACTGCTCAGCGGATTCCTGCTGTTCTTGCTGTTCTTTCTGTTTCCTTTCCTTCTTCTTGCGGGCTTTCTTGGAAACCTTCTTGGCAGCTTTCTTGGCGTCCTTTACAGACCTTGCCACTTTAGCAGCCTTCGCAACCTTCATAGGCTGTTCAACCTCATCGACTTCAGGTTGCACAGGCTCGACGGTGTGATTGTTAAACAGCTTTTGCAGAATCCCATCAATGGTCAATCCAGAATTCGGCTAGGGTACCCAACGTGCCTAATTCATCTATTCCTATGCCTCTCAACGCATTGACGACTTCTAAACGACTCAAGCTAGAGCGGCAATCTGGGTTTACGTAACGCATAGCGTTCAATATATCTTCCAATTCTTTTCTTGCCTTATCCGGTGTCAGTCTAAAGGCAGATTCATCGGTCGCATCCCACAAAGACATTAGTCCTGCATATAGCATCGGCGTGATTCCCACAAAGATCGCGGCGCAATCCTCCGGTTTCGTCGAACACGACGCATCCCATGTCGCTTTAGAACTGTAAGCTGACTTGTACTGGGCAGGTACGTTGATATTTCTCAGGAACGTATTACAACCATCCACTGACTTAGCTAATTTAGTTAAGATATTTTCACCAGTGATACCCCAGTTGTTTTCGATTTGTCTACCACCGTTTTCGCCGACACTTTGAAAGAACCTTGCGAAGAAATCGGATTTTTGGTTCTTAGGCCTATTGAATCTCTCCAGCATCGGTTTTACTATACGCCGATCTTTAAGTCCCTCTTGCCCCAAAAATTTTTTAACATTGAGTTTAACTTGTTGGAAAGCTGGCAACTGGCAAGCACCAGCCGGCTTGTGTGCGAGAAAGTTGAAAACTGCGTCACTGATGGCTTTCAAGTTACTTTCGAAACCAGTTCGCTTAAGGGCTACCAACCAATCAATACCCTCTCTAAAATCCCGAGGGACGtcagtcaacgaattgtacaccatttttaTAATGATATGCTAAAATATGCAGTCAATATGCCTGTATGATTTGTGTCTAATAGCTAATAACCCGCTTCTACAATCATCAGCGTACAACGCCGGATATGTATTGACCGCCGATGCGCACAACAGTAGTATTGACACCTATACCTTCGCGTATTAATTATTGCTACGAAGGGGTCGGTACGGCGTGTAGGAGAAATACGGAGACGCAATTACAATCGCGATACCCCATCTCAGCCCCTCCATAGCACTAATCTGGCATGCGGTATTTACAACGCACGTCATTATCATATGCAACTTTACGAAAGTTCTTAGACGCGCGAAACATGAAAACTTTAACGGTGTTCACAACGATGCGTAGACGTTGGTAATGTCAAGATGGGTTACGTGTAGTAAGTTATAGTGCGATGACCTTTCGCCGGACCTGCTTAACAACACACCAAAACGATGAAAAGGAATGAAAACACTCTGTACATCTTCTACCGTGATAATCACTGTCTTGTGCTGTATGTGGTTGCGTCACTTTTTGTTTCGAGCGTTCCTCGGCTAATAACAGCTACACGTTGAGTCACCTTACCCATAAATGAGGTCTTGTATCAGCGGGTTTTACGACGCTTTGCGCATAACATCCGACGGATATTTCCAGCACTACAGCTTCATATTAGACTAATAAATGTTTGTTTACCTGCCCATTATGCTTAGGATTTAAACCGGTGCGCCGATTTGAGCCCTAATGGTCCAGCTTTTATCCCCATGACATCCCAATGAACGTGACTGCTCAACCACGCGTCAGACGGTCTGGCAGGGCCCCGCATTCCATAAAGTGCAGCGACACAAGCGATTTCTA
It includes:
- a CDS encoding kelch repeat and K+ channel tetramerisation domain containing protein, putative: MEVDERSSRANYQIRISSYSVKIAGIERCPMTLSAVRAAPEKHTDSPGNHDLPSSAVSVAPSDLDIHSLTTVKGWIGTPSDFMVPKASFDAASNSALASLTAGASARDVGSISLSSDLAPLRLPPERVDTLSSTEDFEHMAQLSLKARREELVRSAEELQAERKAFVERMRQERLVEAEKLSEERRRHGQEIASQLKHVQFEREESRRRIEEERQKLEHEKDIFANYMQLESAKLRQRVELFEQDQRKVLDNKVATQTMVDINVGGVVFETSRHTIAKQPTSFLADLISGRHEVGRDRQGRIFLDRDYELFRLILNFMRNPECLPVPKDLAESTLILNEAAYYKIKFSPYPLALCLGGHDGRAPLGAVEVLDRENMCWRNCSPMQTARMYFGAGTLNNFVYAFGGHNLDYKALCETEMYDRLRDTWHTAASLNKARRNNGGCAFGDRLFCVGGFDGQSVLDSVESYDVRMRNWIHLAPLTTPRSSPMLAPQNGMLYALGGTSGERLQSVERYDPRMNKWEAMPGALLKVRSAGAACAYNNELYLIGGIDNMHTIHNSLETWNSTSQASRYLMEAPVELMDTSLTCCGDSLLLTGGQNTQVSDATYIYKPEVDEWSKGPALLLPRYGHCTVYLDI